The following coding sequences lie in one Arachis stenosperma cultivar V10309 chromosome 5, arast.V10309.gnm1.PFL2, whole genome shotgun sequence genomic window:
- the LOC130982974 gene encoding isoflavone reductase-like produces MAEETKILVLGPTGAIGRHIVWASVKAGHPTFALVRKNAVAIPKPTLITAANPESKEQLLESYQKSGVTLLEGDINDHASLVKAIKQVDVVICAAGRLLIEDQVKIIAAIKEAGNVKKFFPSEFGLDVDRHDALEPVREVFEEKAKIRRLVEEAGIPYTYLCCHAFTGYFMRNLSQLDTTVPPRDKVYIQGDGNVKGAYITEADVGTYTVKAAADSRTLNKAFHIRLPKNYLTFNEVVSLWEKKIGKTLERIYVPEEKVIEQIKVSSFPNNYLLALYHSQQIRGDAVYEIDPAKDVEAYELYPDVKYTTVDEYLNQFV; encoded by the exons aTGGCGGAGGAAACCAAGATTTTGGTCCTTGGACCAACCGGAGCCATTGGAAGGCACATAGTTTGGGCCAGTGTTAAAGCAGGTCACCCCACTTTTGCTTTGGTCAGGAAGAACGCTGTCGCTATTCCTAAACCTACCCTCATCACCGCCGCTAACCCCGAAAGTAAGGAACAACTTCTTGAGAGCTACCAGAAATCCGGCGTTACCCTGCTCGAG GGTGACATAAATGATCATGCAAGTTTGGTTAAGGCCATCAAGCAAGTTGATGTTGTGATCTGCGCAGCTGGTAGATTACTCATTGAGGATCAGGTGAAGATTATTGCAGCAATCAAGGAAGCTGGAAATGTAAAG AAGTTCTTCCCATCAGAATTTGGGCTTGATGTGGACCGCCACGACGCATTAGAACCCGTTAGGGAAGTTTTCGAGGAGAAGGCGAAAATCCGAAGATTAGTTGAGGAGGCAGGAATCCCCTACACTTACCTCTGCTGTCACGCCTTCACCGGTTATTTCATGCGTAACTTGTCACAGCTTGATACCACAGTTCCTCCAAGGGATAAAGTATACATTCAAGGAGATGGAAATGTCAAAG GTGCTTATATTACTGAGGCAGATGTTGGTACCTATACAGTTAAGGCAGCAGCAGACTCAAGAACTTTGAACAAAGCCTTTCACATAAGGCTCCCTAAAAATTATTTGACTTTCAACGAGGTGGTTTCATTGTGGGAGAAAAAGATTGGCAAGACCCTTGAGAGGATTTACGTTCCTGAGGAAAAAGTTATTGAGCAAATCAAGG TGTCATCTTTCCCAAATAACTACCTGTTGGCGTTGTACCATTCACAGCAGATAAGAGGTGATGCAGTGTATGAGATTGACCCTGCTAAAGATGTAGAAGCTTATGAACTTTACCCTGATGTGAAATACACCACTGTTGATGAATATTTGAATCAATTTGTCTAA
- the LOC130979587 gene encoding phenylcoumaran benzylic ether reductase Pyrc5-like, producing the protein MAQKSKVLVVGGTGYIGKFIVNASAKAGHPTFVLVRENSLSHPHKSNLIQSFKSSGVTFLYGDLSDHSSLVKALKQVDVVISAVSGAQTEDQLNIISAIKEAGNIKRFLPSEFGLDVDRHNAVEPAASALAGKAKIRRAIEAEGIPHTYVVSNAFAGYFLSTLGQQGVTAPPRDKVAILGDGNVKGVYVAEEDVGTYTVKAVDDPRALNKILYQRPPANVLTFNEIVSLWENKIGKTLEKIYIPEDQILKNIQESPFPESLLLALSHSALVKGDCTNFEIEPSFGVEASQLYPEVKYTTVDTYLNQFV; encoded by the exons ATGGCACAGAAAAGCAAAGTTTTAGTTGTGGGAGGCACTGGATACATCGGAAAATTCATAGTTAATGCAAGCGCAAAAGCCGGACACCCCACGTTTGTTCTTGTCAGAGAGAACAGCCTCTCTCATCCTCACAAATCCAACCTTATTCAAAGCTTCAAGAGTTCCGGAGTCACCTTTCTATAT GGTGATCTAAGTGATCATTCAAGTCTTGTTAAAGCATTGAAGCAAGTTGATGTTGTCATCTCTGCTGTAAGTGGAGCACAAACGGAAGACCAACTCAACATCATATCGGCAATAAAAGAAGCTGGAAACATCAAG aGGTTTTTGCCATCGGAATTTGGGCTGGATGTAGACCGTCATAACGCGGTTGAGCCAGCAGCTAGTGCTCTTGCGGGAAAAGCGAAAATCAGAAGGGCGATTGAAGCTGAAGGAATTCCCCATACTTATGTTGTTTCCAATGCCTTTGCTGGATACTTCTTAAGTACTCTTGGACAGCAAGGTGTCACAGCTCCTCCCAGAGATAAGGTAGCCATTTTGGGAGATGGAAATGTCAAAG GAGTTTATGTTGCGGAGGAGGATGTAGGGACTTATACCGTCAAAGCAGTGGATGATCCCAGAGCTTTGAACAAAATCTTGTACCAAAGACCCCCTGCTAATGTTTTGACATTCAACGAGATTGTTTCGCTGTGGGAGAACAAGATTGGCAAGACccttgaaaaaatatatatcccTGAGGATCAAATTCTTAAGAACATCCAAG AGTCACCTTTTCCTGAGAGCCTTCTCTTGGCATTATCCCACTCTGCGCTGGTTAAGGGAGATTGCACAAACTTTGAGATTGAACCTTCTTTTGGCGTGGAAGCTTCTCAATTATACCCTGAAGTGAAATACACCACTGTCGACACCTACTTGAATCAGTTTGTTTGA